A portion of the Paenibacillus marchantiae genome contains these proteins:
- a CDS encoding coiled-coil domain-containing protein, giving the protein MLRINRLKIQINTTNGLYGYDELFTDGLNILASEDNTSGKSSVIAAIYYCLGFEEIIGGKGEKVLTAVYKTAIEEGEEVWPVVESGAYLEIYNGKEKITIYRAATMEGRDNKLITVYHSEMNNIKKAGILIEDMYVHMPNSAINVKGFHTFLEGFLHIELPLVPAADDGTKKLYLQLIFSAMFIEQKNGWSNIMSGMPFLGIRESKKRVLEFLLRLDTLENEKKKDSLRTRDSSIKIQWNSLIKELNILVHREGCVPHGLPLSPQVLSEEDLLHLIIKKEDVEIQEYIDELQGEYGHLTLLKPRVVDNFDDIQEELNATENSIESFERELYKNRGLLHVESISIDKLVNNLEIIETDIRNNKDAARLRNLGSELDFATSKDTCPVCSQPIQDSLIPHSGHLQVMSIDENIRHLNAQKEMLEFAQISHRKNKEKIQERIKQLENSLLTLRSMAKSLRNDLYSINENISESIIHKKLQLDAEMNSLHQLVEYINKKKQKLRDLSDDWKKYLEDKADLPKKKFSESDEDKIKILRKHFIRNLSQFGYKSIPNLNQIEISMDSYLPVIEGFDMKFDSSASDNIRAIWSFVLSLLETSNEKSGNHPGILIFDEPAQHSIVSSDVEKFFNHIIKFKNSQVIIGMTIRDSDTRQTINKLPSGSFNLIKVPYKAFEKFSTENE; this is encoded by the coding sequence GTGCTGAGAATTAATCGATTAAAAATTCAAATTAATACAACTAATGGTCTATACGGATATGATGAATTATTTACGGATGGATTAAATATATTGGCTAGTGAAGACAACACAAGTGGTAAAAGCTCTGTTATTGCTGCTATTTATTATTGTCTAGGTTTTGAAGAAATCATTGGTGGAAAAGGTGAAAAAGTACTTACAGCAGTCTATAAGACAGCTATTGAAGAGGGAGAAGAGGTTTGGCCAGTCGTAGAGTCAGGAGCTTATCTTGAGATTTATAATGGAAAAGAAAAAATTACAATTTACCGTGCTGCTACGATGGAAGGTAGAGATAACAAGCTTATTACCGTTTATCACAGTGAAATGAATAATATCAAAAAGGCAGGTATACTAATTGAAGATATGTATGTTCATATGCCAAATTCAGCAATAAATGTGAAGGGATTTCACACTTTTTTAGAAGGTTTTTTACATATTGAGCTTCCATTAGTGCCAGCTGCTGATGATGGGACAAAAAAACTATACTTACAATTGATTTTCTCTGCAATGTTTATCGAGCAAAAAAATGGTTGGTCAAATATTATGTCAGGGATGCCGTTTTTAGGGATAAGAGAGTCCAAAAAGCGTGTATTAGAGTTTTTATTACGTCTGGATACTTTGGAAAATGAGAAAAAGAAAGACTCACTCAGAACGAGAGACAGCAGTATAAAAATTCAATGGAACTCCTTAATAAAAGAGTTAAATATCCTTGTACACAGAGAGGGTTGTGTTCCACATGGGCTTCCGTTGTCTCCTCAAGTACTGTCAGAAGAAGATCTATTACACCTCATCATAAAAAAAGAAGATGTAGAGATTCAAGAATATATTGATGAGCTTCAAGGAGAGTATGGTCATCTTACGTTGTTAAAGCCTAGAGTAGTAGATAATTTTGATGATATCCAAGAAGAACTTAATGCAACCGAAAACTCTATTGAAAGTTTTGAGCGCGAGCTTTATAAAAATAGAGGGTTATTACACGTTGAAAGCATCAGCATTGATAAATTAGTAAACAACCTTGAAATCATTGAGACCGATATTCGAAATAATAAAGATGCAGCTAGATTGCGAAATCTAGGTTCGGAACTAGATTTCGCAACCTCAAAAGATACGTGCCCAGTATGTAGTCAACCTATTCAGGATTCGTTAATACCCCATTCTGGTCATTTGCAAGTCATGAGTATAGATGAAAATATCAGACATTTGAATGCTCAAAAAGAGATGCTCGAATTTGCGCAAATCAGTCATAGAAAAAATAAGGAGAAAATTCAGGAGAGAATTAAACAATTGGAGAATAGTTTACTTACACTTCGTAGTATGGCCAAATCTTTACGGAATGATTTATATTCCATTAATGAAAATATATCAGAATCCATTATTCATAAGAAATTACAGTTAGATGCTGAAATGAATAGTCTCCATCAATTAGTGGAGTACATTAATAAAAAAAAGCAAAAGCTTCGCGACCTATCTGATGATTGGAAAAAGTATCTAGAAGACAAAGCTGACCTTCCAAAAAAGAAATTTTCTGAGTCAGATGAAGATAAAATTAAAATTCTAAGAAAGCATTTTATCAGGAATCTCTCACAATTTGGCTATAAAAGTATACCTAATTTAAATCAAATTGAAATTTCAATGGATTCATATCTCCCTGTTATCGAGGGGTTTGATATGAAGTTTGATTCTTCTGCGAGTGATAATATAAGAGCGATATGGTCTTTTGTACTATCGCTACTAGAAACATCTAACGAAAAATCAGGAAATCACCCAGGGATTCTTATCTTTGATGAACCTGCTCAACATAGTATCGTTAGTAGTGATGTAGAGAAGTTTTTTAACCACATCATTAAGTTTAAGAATAGTCAGGTAATTATTGGAATGACAATAAGAGATAGTGATACACGGCAGACTATCAATAAGTTACCTTCAGGCAGCTTTAATCTGATTAAAGTGCCGTACAAAGCCTTTGAAAAATTCTCAACTGAAAATGAATAG
- a CDS encoding sigma-70 family RNA polymerase sigma factor: MSSLKPVATEDFEKLHRAYLADEDFTPELKMIHESLLEKLRISANKTKDYSWSPEDIEDIVSGTIERTIKDGKISVSFIGAALSNLRTVKNEYTTCFKERQRKQVKGDRDYLYSDNDTIGHDEEKLQYYLQRFIGEHYTTRPDQLILIQEAAGVVRQALHSCDIRTQTILWNVFFNKMRNKAIGKQLGLKEDHVSKLKKRGLKKMKESLEGYFRD; the protein is encoded by the coding sequence ATGTCGTCTTTAAAACCTGTAGCAACAGAAGATTTCGAGAAACTGCACAGGGCCTACTTAGCTGATGAGGACTTCACTCCAGAATTAAAAATGATTCATGAGTCTTTGTTGGAAAAGCTCAGGATTTCAGCTAATAAAACCAAAGACTACAGTTGGAGCCCGGAGGATATTGAAGACATCGTTAGTGGCACTATTGAACGCACGATTAAAGATGGAAAGATAAGCGTGAGTTTTATAGGTGCAGCCTTATCTAACTTGAGAACTGTAAAGAATGAATATACCACCTGCTTTAAGGAGCGACAGCGCAAACAAGTTAAGGGCGACCGTGATTATCTTTATTCTGACAATGATACTATAGGTCATGATGAAGAAAAGCTTCAATACTACCTACAAAGATTTATTGGCGAACACTATACTACCAGACCTGACCAATTGATTCTTATTCAAGAAGCTGCAGGTGTCGTGAGACAAGCTTTACATTCTTGCGACATAAGAACACAAACCATCTTGTGGAATGTGTTTTTCAATAAGATGCGAAATAAAGCGATTGGTAAACAGCTCGGTCTAAAAGAAGATCATGTTTCAAAGTTGAAAAAAAGAGGCTTAAAAAAAATGAAAGAATCTCTAGAAGGTTATTTTAGAGATTGA